One segment of Cohaesibacter intestini DNA contains the following:
- a CDS encoding NAD-dependent epimerase/dehydratase family protein: MKILIAGGSGFIGSHIVDDLSAKGHDLHVISRRETSKDSLSPRVHHHQGSLGDKALLVELLPEIDAVIHTASSTVPSTSNENPVGDVEDNLISCLTLLEAMRSAECKKLLFLSSGGTVYGIPEQLPVPETHPLRPICSYGVVKVAIENYLFLEQKLHGLQPVVIRPSNPYGPRQSKAGLQGVITAFLRNILAGKPIEIWGDGSVVRDYLYIDDLVALCEKAITSSETGIFNAGFGRGHSLLELITEIEAVHGQSIDPIFKDSRNFDIPRSVLDIAKTQKTFDWSPQTELRRGIEQTYRYLQSGASSW; encoded by the coding sequence ATGTCATCAGCCGCAGGGAGACGAGCAAAGATTCCCTTTCTCCAAGAGTTCATCATCATCAGGGGTCTCTTGGAGACAAGGCGCTTCTGGTTGAGTTGTTGCCAGAGATCGATGCTGTCATACACACAGCCAGTTCGACCGTCCCATCCACGTCCAACGAGAATCCGGTTGGTGATGTCGAGGATAACCTGATCTCCTGCTTGACCCTGCTCGAAGCAATGCGGTCAGCTGAGTGCAAGAAGCTGTTGTTCCTGTCCTCTGGCGGTACGGTCTATGGCATACCGGAACAGCTACCCGTGCCCGAGACACATCCCTTGCGTCCAATCTGTTCTTATGGGGTCGTCAAGGTGGCGATTGAAAACTATCTGTTCCTTGAGCAGAAGCTGCATGGCTTGCAACCGGTCGTTATCCGTCCGTCCAATCCTTATGGCCCGCGGCAAAGCAAGGCTGGCCTGCAAGGGGTGATCACCGCATTTCTGCGCAATATTCTCGCTGGCAAACCGATCGAAATCTGGGGAGACGGCTCGGTCGTGCGGGACTATCTGTATATCGATGACTTGGTCGCACTGTGCGAAAAGGCAATCACCTCCAGTGAGACGGGTATTTTCAATGCCGGGTTTGGGCGCGGGCACTCTCTTCTCGAATTGATCACCGAGATCGAGGCTGTGCATGGTCAGTCGATCGACCCGATCTTCAAGGACAGTCGCAATTTCGACATTCCGCGCTCGGTTCTGGACATTGCAAAAACGCAAAAGACGTTCGACTGGTCGCCTCAAACCGAGTTGAGACGGGGCATCGAGCAGACCTACAGATACCTGCAATCAGGCGCCTCGTCTTGGTGA
- a CDS encoding 2-C-methyl-D-erythritol 4-phosphate cytidylyltransferase, whose product MGSETNIILPAAGKGTRLNLPYPKELHRVIEGSSLIDFSLAHIRARRDKVDRVSIVIDQGKEAVYDYVSAQLPDIEVRHCRFNHAYSEWPGSILSAEELFLDRNIVFLPDSVLTPKLPHEVLAQFDAQFAANREIVFWYKSVTKEDPIHALGALMVRGDRIEDFCDKPDPSIANHFNAFWTTFGFCKEAGPDLLRMMMKSVARERVNITALDCTIGAFEVEGYKDLGTWPSIRDFVGRHGR is encoded by the coding sequence TTGGGGTCAGAAACAAATATCATCCTGCCTGCTGCCGGAAAAGGTACCCGGCTGAACCTGCCCTATCCGAAGGAGCTGCACCGGGTGATCGAAGGGTCGAGCCTGATCGATTTCTCGCTTGCGCACATCCGGGCCCGTCGGGACAAGGTCGACCGTGTCAGCATCGTCATCGATCAGGGCAAGGAAGCCGTTTACGACTATGTCTCGGCCCAATTGCCCGATATCGAGGTCCGGCACTGCCGCTTCAATCACGCCTACAGCGAATGGCCGGGCAGCATTCTGTCGGCCGAAGAGCTGTTTCTTGATCGCAATATTGTCTTCCTGCCCGATTCCGTTCTGACCCCCAAGTTACCCCATGAAGTACTTGCACAATTTGATGCGCAGTTTGCAGCCAATCGCGAGATCGTCTTCTGGTATAAATCTGTCACCAAGGAGGATCCGATTCATGCCTTAGGGGCGTTGATGGTGCGCGGTGATCGCATTGAGGATTTTTGCGACAAGCCCGATCCCTCGATTGCGAACCACTTCAATGCCTTTTGGACCACCTTTGGCTTCTGCAAGGAAGCCGGACCGGATTTGCTGCGGATGATGATGAAGTCGGTTGCCCGCGAACGCGTCAACATCACGGCGCTGGATTGCACCATTGGCGCTTTTGAGGTTGAGGGCTACAAGGATCTGGGAACATGGCCGTCGATACGGGACTTTGTAGGGCGCCATGGCCGATGA
- a CDS encoding DUF4422 domain-containing protein, whose protein sequence is MADDIALFVADHLGRCRLSSDLFEPIHIGQALSDAKTDAEGDAGYDGSLSHLVSYADMRCLHHVWRRKAGQHAIIGLQQYRRLFLFPQHVGQHSETTRRILNSAKRLNHYQYWVDEQDFEAYVAYCETIRPEDIKGLLANHDIIVNQGQFFRSLSIEEQYLESINEAYPDDGRYIDAWFDFKQVLQSKLGEAFVDDALNDTVGHFNNVFIARSELAYEYATLAFEIFAALDQWKDLFRIYGYLAERLFTVFVKYKQVKDAAFRILELPILCANDKIIQPSYPRSFMEKGQLHFVDETNRLTFAAPLKGNPTGVHLSSNIACLKGVGRGIDPFPLAITLEGTLARQIQISVWSNTPSPVTLLIRDKVTDIVWLCRLLPHQRRLLSLNLDPGQQMEFGLRPESLKDDSLEDQLHDKEARILFDMVRMVHPRSFGPGVTIATHQNWTSSGYLAANPDLAGAGQPLDTIDPEAHFKQFGVFVGRKVAIPSDDD, encoded by the coding sequence ATGGCCGATGATATTGCACTTTTCGTAGCCGACCATCTGGGAAGGTGTCGGTTGTCTTCCGACTTGTTTGAGCCAATCCATATTGGTCAGGCGCTGTCCGATGCGAAGACTGACGCGGAGGGAGATGCTGGTTATGACGGGAGCCTCTCTCATCTGGTCTCTTATGCGGATATGCGGTGTTTGCATCATGTCTGGCGACGCAAGGCAGGCCAACATGCCATTATCGGCCTGCAGCAATATCGGCGCCTGTTCCTGTTTCCGCAACATGTCGGCCAACATTCAGAAACAACCCGACGCATCCTGAACTCCGCCAAGCGGTTGAATCATTATCAATATTGGGTGGATGAGCAGGACTTTGAAGCCTATGTGGCCTATTGTGAGACGATCCGGCCAGAAGATATCAAGGGCCTTCTGGCCAACCATGACATCATCGTCAATCAAGGCCAGTTCTTTCGCTCCCTTTCCATCGAAGAACAATATCTGGAATCCATCAACGAAGCCTATCCAGATGACGGGCGTTATATTGACGCCTGGTTCGATTTCAAGCAGGTCTTGCAGAGCAAGCTCGGGGAGGCCTTCGTTGATGATGCGCTCAATGATACGGTCGGCCATTTCAACAATGTCTTCATTGCCCGATCCGAGCTGGCCTATGAATATGCTACCCTTGCCTTTGAGATCTTTGCCGCGCTCGATCAGTGGAAGGATCTCTTCAGGATCTACGGTTATCTGGCCGAGCGGTTGTTCACCGTCTTTGTCAAATATAAGCAAGTAAAAGATGCCGCCTTTCGGATCCTTGAACTGCCCATTCTGTGTGCCAATGACAAGATCATCCAACCGAGCTATCCGCGCAGTTTTATGGAAAAGGGACAGCTTCATTTCGTCGATGAAACCAATCGGCTGACCTTCGCCGCTCCTTTAAAGGGCAATCCAACCGGGGTGCACTTGTCGAGCAACATTGCTTGCCTGAAGGGGGTGGGGCGTGGCATCGATCCGTTTCCCTTGGCGATAACGCTTGAGGGCACTCTGGCCCGACAGATCCAGATCAGCGTCTGGAGCAACACGCCTTCACCGGTGACGCTGCTCATCAGGGACAAGGTCACCGATATCGTATGGCTGTGCAGGCTTTTGCCCCATCAAAGGCGTTTGCTGAGTTTGAATCTCGATCCGGGACAACAGATGGAATTCGGCCTTCGGCCAGAAAGCCTCAAGGACGATAGTCTGGAAGATCAACTGCATGACAAAGAGGCGCGGATCCTGTTCGATATGGTGCGGATGGTCCATCCGCGTTCCTTTGGGCCGGGCGTCACCATTGCAACCCACCAAAACTGGACCAGCTCAGGCTATCTTGCAGCCAATCCAGATCTGGCCGGGGCCGGGCAACCGCTTGATACCATTGATCCAGAGGCGCATTTCAAGCAGTTTGGTGTCTTTGTTGGACGGAAGGTTGCCATCCCGTCTGATGACGACTGA